One Vespa crabro chromosome 1, iyVesCrab1.2, whole genome shotgun sequence genomic region harbors:
- the LOC124426849 gene encoding 39S ribosomal protein L2, mitochondrial: MSAITLLRRIVGRQIFNSLANPTSVSFQIQPRRNQWKLLKLPEPGVPGTSYRRTVHFKDEYTIEPLQVTNLAGRDPVSGRVIVKGIGGGIKHKYHWIKWARDGPTDLNEKPKEEKVLEVFQDGCRTSFVALVGSGDELKYILATEKMKPGDIIKTHKGIPRNPVRANEGDAYPLGALPMGTIVNCVEKYPGLGGSFIHSAGTSGTIIGTDGLDRTVVQVPSKRKFSLDNRCMATVGRLSNILHGSTPIGSAQKNRELGNRPRSGLWQRKTGRFGRKIKPPKRLKQLGTNGEFLPKPTIIVCNIPGLN, encoded by the exons atgtctGCCATAACATTGTTGCGACGTATTGTCGGaagacaaatatttaattcctTGGCTAATCCGACATCAGTATCGTTCCAAATACAACCTAGAAGAAATCAATGGAAATTACTTAAACTTCCAGAACCAGGTGTTCCAGGAACAAGTTACAGGCGAACTGTACATTTCAAAGATGAATATACGATCGAACCACTACAGGTTACTAATTTAGCTGGTCGAGATCCTGTATCgg GAAGAGTAATAGTTAAGGGTATCGGTGGTGGTATCAAACACAAGTACCATTGGATAAAATGGGCAAGGGATGGTCCGACTGATCTGAATGAAAAaccaaaagaggaaaaggtaCTCGAGGTTTTCCAGGATGGTTGTAGAACATCCTTCGTCGCACTCGTTGGTTCGGGTGACGAATTGAAGTATATTTTAGCGACAGAAAAAATGAAGCCTggagatattataaaaacacaCAAAGGTATCCCGCGTAATCCTGTAAGGGCAAATGAGGGCGATGCTTATCCCTTGGGTGCTCTACCGATGGGTACTATCGTGAACTGCGTTGAAAAGTATCCCGGACTTGGAGGAAGTTTTATTCATTCGGCTGGGACCTCAGGTACGATAATTGGCACGGATGGACTGGATAGGACAGTTGTGCAAGTACCTAGTAAGAGAAAGTTTAGTTTGGACAATAGATGTATGGCAACGGTAGGACGTTTGTCGAATATTTTACATGGTTCCACACCAATTGGTAGCGCTCAAAAAAATCGCGAATTGGGTAATCGTCCAAGAAGTGGTCTTTGGCAACGAAAAACTGGCAGATttggaaggaaaataaaaccACCAAAGCGTCTTAAACAGTTAGGCACCAACGGTGAATTTCTTCCAAAACCTACAATCATTGTTTGTAATATACCTGgtcttaattaa
- the LOC124426837 gene encoding sideroflexin-1, translating into MSSEKRIDIEKPYWDQSTYRGRALHFLTVTNPLNLFASNKALERARNIVTRYRNGETLAELSINEEELWKQKYLFDSAYHPDTGEKMILIGRMSAQVPMNMTITGLMMTFYKSTPAVIFWQWFNQSFNAIVNYTNRSGKSPIPKETLIQSYISATGGAVITALSLNRLARRGPALAGRLVPLAAVAAANCVNIPLMRITELQNGIELQNESGIEVGKSKSTAQKAIATVTLSRILMASPSMIISPIIMNYIEKKNLLQKVKWASAPIQVIICGICLTFATPLCCALFIQRVPISVDKLELIVQKKIRSQDPAIQTVYYNKGL; encoded by the exons ATGTCGAGCGAAAAGAGAATCGACATTGAAAAACCATACTGGGATCAAAGTACTTATCGTGGAAGAGCTTTACACTTTCTGACAGTCACCAATCCTTTGAATCTTTTCGCATCTAACAAAGCGCTCGAGCGTGCTCGAAATATCGTCACGAGATACAG GAACGGAGAGACTCTCGCGGAACTAAGCATCAACGAAGAAGAGCTatggaaacaaaaatatttgttcgaCAGCGCTTATCACCCGGACACTGgtgaaaaaatgatattaattggTCGTATGAGCGCCCAAGTGCCAATGAACATGACTATAACCGGTTTGATGATGACATTCTACAA ATCAACACCAGCCGTAATATTCTGGCAATGGTTTAACCAATCCTTCAATGCGATAGTAAACTATACGAATCGCAGTGGTAAGTCTCCAATTCcaaaagaaacattaattCAAAGTTATATCAGCGCGACTGGAGGGGCAGTGATAACGGCCCTAAGTCTGAACAGACTCGCACGACGTGGTCCGGCCTTGGCCGGTCGTCTGGTTCCTTTGGCCGCTGTGGCTGCCGCAAATTGCGTTAACATTCCATTAATGAGAATTACCGAACTTCAGAATGGTATCGAGTTACAGAATGAGTCCGGCATAGAAGTCGGCAAAAGCAAGTCAACGGCTCAAAAAGCGATCGCAACCGTCACGTTATCGCGTATTCTTATGGCTTCGCCCAGTATGA taATCTCACCAATCATAATGAACtacatagagaaaaaaaatctattacaAAAAGTTAAGTGGGCTTCTGCACCGATTCAAGTCATTATTTGTGGAATTTGTTTAACATTTGCGACACCACTCTGTTGTGCTCTTTTCATTCAACGAGTACCGATCAGTGTGGACAAATTGGAACTTATAGTACAAAAAAAGATACGATCTCAAGACCCCGCCATTCAAACAGTCTACTATAATAAAGGCTTATAA
- the LOC124423903 gene encoding uncharacterized protein LOC124423903 isoform X2, with protein sequence MLTEEASTDCCYSTLSRCRLDCSLQRDFASCGKYKVARWLNELVKEKEFTYGPFRIIRISSMQQESLLPKLPRSRAFKRNIFDTLDFLRENINDLLTKRVVVYTIENPTNGRSFTSGPMIMDEDELQEIQGKKEAEGDWRIFKKKKSLILPLLILLNLFKLKLLLLPIFLGVHFIKKLLVLGSLIAPSILAHLKVCKVPTHPVYSYHTWATAAEAPVDYPTGYLMTRMNLMSNFSKFEDTVTKTLVGHIGMIFKVIWLIRPIMDIAILTDELQQRDNCIFKKM encoded by the exons atgttgaCAGAAGAAGCAAGCACCGATTGTTGTTATTCGACACTCTCCAG ATGCCGGCTTGACTGCAGCCTTCAGCGAGATTTTGCAAGCTGTGGGAAGTACAAAGTAGCCAGATGGCTGAACGAACTTGTCAAAGAAAAG GAGTTCACCTATGGACCATTTCGAATCATAAGGATATCATCGATGCAGCAGGAATCTTTATTGCCGAAATTACCTCGTTCTCGAGCTTTCAAAAGAAACATATTTGACACTCTAGATTTTCTCAGAGAGAATATCAACGATTTGTTGACGAAACGTGTGGTCGTTTATACGATCGAGAATCCTACGAATGGCAGAAGTTTTACTAGTGGGCCGATGATAATGGACGAAGATGAATTACAAGAGATACAAGGGAAGAAAGAGGCTGAGG GCGATTGGCGTAtctttaagaagaagaagtcatTGATCTTGCCGCTCCTTATATTGTTGAATCTCTTCAAATTAAAGTTGCTGCTGCTTCCAATCTTCTTAGGCGTTCACTTCATCAAAAAACTCCTCGTTTTAGGTTCTCTGATCGCACCATCTATTTTGGCGCATCTTAAGGTTTGCAAGGTTCCAACACATCCAGTGTATTCTTATCACACGTGGGCCACTGCTGCTGAAGCACCGGTTGATTATCCGACtg GCTATCTAATGACACGAATGAATTTGATGAGCAACTTTTCCAAATTCGAA GATACGGTCACGAAGACACTGGTTGGGCACATAGGAATGATATTCAAGGTCATCTGGCTTATCCGGCCTATCATGGATATCGCAATCCTTACGGATGAACTTCAGCAACGAGATAActgcatttttaaaaaaatgtga
- the LOC124423903 gene encoding uncharacterized protein LOC124423903 isoform X1, which yields MLTEEASTDCCYSTLSRSLLIFFLFLFFTEICAATYLNSSNTFLERCRLDCSLQRDFASCGKYKVARWLNELVKEKEFTYGPFRIIRISSMQQESLLPKLPRSRAFKRNIFDTLDFLRENINDLLTKRVVVYTIENPTNGRSFTSGPMIMDEDELQEIQGKKEAEGDWRIFKKKKSLILPLLILLNLFKLKLLLLPIFLGVHFIKKLLVLGSLIAPSILAHLKVCKVPTHPVYSYHTWATAAEAPVDYPTGYLMTRMNLMSNFSKFEDTVTKTLVGHIGMIFKVIWLIRPIMDIAILTDELQQRDNCIFKKM from the exons atgttgaCAGAAGAAGCAAGCACCGATTGTTGTTATTCGACACTCTCCAGGTCtcttctgattttttttctattcctttttttcacggAGATCTGTGCCGCGACGTACCTTAACTCTTCGAATACGTTTTTGGAAAGATGCCGGCTTGACTGCAGCCTTCAGCGAGATTTTGCAAGCTGTGGGAAGTACAAAGTAGCCAGATGGCTGAACGAACTTGTCAAAGAAAAG GAGTTCACCTATGGACCATTTCGAATCATAAGGATATCATCGATGCAGCAGGAATCTTTATTGCCGAAATTACCTCGTTCTCGAGCTTTCAAAAGAAACATATTTGACACTCTAGATTTTCTCAGAGAGAATATCAACGATTTGTTGACGAAACGTGTGGTCGTTTATACGATCGAGAATCCTACGAATGGCAGAAGTTTTACTAGTGGGCCGATGATAATGGACGAAGATGAATTACAAGAGATACAAGGGAAGAAAGAGGCTGAGG GCGATTGGCGTAtctttaagaagaagaagtcatTGATCTTGCCGCTCCTTATATTGTTGAATCTCTTCAAATTAAAGTTGCTGCTGCTTCCAATCTTCTTAGGCGTTCACTTCATCAAAAAACTCCTCGTTTTAGGTTCTCTGATCGCACCATCTATTTTGGCGCATCTTAAGGTTTGCAAGGTTCCAACACATCCAGTGTATTCTTATCACACGTGGGCCACTGCTGCTGAAGCACCGGTTGATTATCCGACtg GCTATCTAATGACACGAATGAATTTGATGAGCAACTTTTCCAAATTCGAA GATACGGTCACGAAGACACTGGTTGGGCACATAGGAATGATATTCAAGGTCATCTGGCTTATCCGGCCTATCATGGATATCGCAATCCTTACGGATGAACTTCAGCAACGAGATAActgcatttttaaaaaaatgtga
- the LOC124423903 gene encoding uncharacterized protein LOC124423903 isoform X3, whose product MLTEEASTDCCYSTLSRSLLIFFLFLFFTEICAATYLNSSNTFLERCRLDCSLQRDFASCGKYKVARWLNELVKEKEFTYGPFRIIRISSMQQESLLPKLPRSRAFKRNIFDTLDFLRENINDLLTKRVVVYTIENPTNGRSFTSGPMIMDEDELQEIQGKKEAEGDWRIFKKKKSLILPLLILLNLFKLKLLLLPIFLGVHFIKKLLVLGSLIAPSILAHLKVCKVPTHPVYSYHTWATAAEAPVDYPTGYGHEDTGWAHRNDIQGHLAYPAYHGYRNPYG is encoded by the exons atgttgaCAGAAGAAGCAAGCACCGATTGTTGTTATTCGACACTCTCCAGGTCtcttctgattttttttctattcctttttttcacggAGATCTGTGCCGCGACGTACCTTAACTCTTCGAATACGTTTTTGGAAAGATGCCGGCTTGACTGCAGCCTTCAGCGAGATTTTGCAAGCTGTGGGAAGTACAAAGTAGCCAGATGGCTGAACGAACTTGTCAAAGAAAAG GAGTTCACCTATGGACCATTTCGAATCATAAGGATATCATCGATGCAGCAGGAATCTTTATTGCCGAAATTACCTCGTTCTCGAGCTTTCAAAAGAAACATATTTGACACTCTAGATTTTCTCAGAGAGAATATCAACGATTTGTTGACGAAACGTGTGGTCGTTTATACGATCGAGAATCCTACGAATGGCAGAAGTTTTACTAGTGGGCCGATGATAATGGACGAAGATGAATTACAAGAGATACAAGGGAAGAAAGAGGCTGAGG GCGATTGGCGTAtctttaagaagaagaagtcatTGATCTTGCCGCTCCTTATATTGTTGAATCTCTTCAAATTAAAGTTGCTGCTGCTTCCAATCTTCTTAGGCGTTCACTTCATCAAAAAACTCCTCGTTTTAGGTTCTCTGATCGCACCATCTATTTTGGCGCATCTTAAGGTTTGCAAGGTTCCAACACATCCAGTGTATTCTTATCACACGTGGGCCACTGCTGCTGAAGCACCGGTTGATTATCCGACtg GATACGGTCACGAAGACACTGGTTGGGCACATAGGAATGATATTCAAGGTCATCTGGCTTATCCGGCCTATCATGGATATCGCAATCCTTACGGATGA